The following proteins are encoded in a genomic region of Desulfurococcaceae archaeon:
- a CDS encoding translation initiation factor IF-5A, protein MSKTYETLGNLKVGSFVVIDGEPCKIIEISRAKTGKHGSAKATVIAVSLISKSKKVLVAPVDTQVEVPMVEKRVGRVIADLGDKVQVMDVETFEVFEIAKDAIDETIRSRITPDQEVEYWQVMDVRIILRPR, encoded by the coding sequence TTGAGCAAGACGTATGAAACGCTAGGTAACCTAAAGGTAGGGAGCTTTGTAGTAATAGACGGAGAACCCTGTAAAATAATTGAAATATCGAGAGCTAAAACGGGTAAACACGGAAGTGCCAAGGCTACTGTGATCGCCGTGAGCCTCATCTCGAAATCTAAAAAAGTCCTAGTAGCGCCCGTAGACACGCAGGTCGAAGTCCCCATGGTGGAGAAGAGGGTTGGAAGGGTAATAGCCGATCTTGGTGATAAGGTTCAAGTAATGGACGTGGAGACATTCGAGGTCTTTGAAATAGCAAAAGATGCCATAGACGAGACGATACGTAGCAGGATAACGCCAGACCAGGAGGTAGAGTACTGGCAGGTCATGGACGTGAGGATTATTTTAAGGCCACGGTAG